The sequence AATTTGGACAGTGCTTCCTGATTCTATCTCAGCTCAATAAACCCATTACAGATCTTTCTGCAAAACACTTCAGCCATCCTCCTGATCTTTTTGAAGATGAGCCTTTTTTACATCAGGGAAGATATGAACTCtgaacataaatttttttttattgttgtccAGCTGCTCAAAGATACAAGTATCTCCTTCCTTTATATTGTTATCTTGTGTAAAACATTTCCACCCCCCACTTAAGGTAGGCCTCCTTTCCTTAATAATGCACTGTACCTTCCACTCTTTACAGTCTCCATCCAAAAGAGCTATCTCAGCATTTACCCTTGGTAGCTGAAGTGGATTTTTGTAAATTATTGGGAACCTCTGCATTCCAAACCATAAGAAAAAATAAGTTATTTCAACCCAATAAAGCACTGGattctgttgatgtaataaattACCATTCACACAAATGCAAATGCCCATAGTATTAGAAGTCTACACTCTACGATATATCCATCAGCAAAATGAGTAATCAAAAACTATGTAATAGCATATTTTTGGCTTGTTAAACCCTTACTTGAACCCTCTTATTGATTTAAAGAAAAATACTGATAGAGAAAGAAAACAGAGAATTCATCTTACTAGCATGTTTGGTTTATTCACATTCCATGATTTGATAACCATTAAACAAAAAGGTTTATCTGATTTGAAAGAAGAAACAAGCTTCATTGTCATTTGCTTCTGAGAGGAGGAAAAATGGCCAGGGTTCTTGGAGGAATAGTCTCCAAGCAAATTAACTTTTTTGTTATCTGATTCGAAAGGAGCAGCAGGCCCCACTGTCATGTGATTCTGAGAAGAGAAACCATGTCCAGGGTTCTTGGAAGCATGACCTGCAACAAAATCCACTTTGTTATTACCTAATTTGAAAGGAGACGCAAACCCAATTTATATGTGCTTCTGAGAGGAGAAAAAATGGTCAGGGTTCTTGGATGAATGGCCTACAGAAAATTTAACTTTGTTGTTATACCTATCCTCCTGATAAGATTTGGACTCCAATGCCTACTTTGAAAGTTAAAATAAGCTCTGAGTATAAACTGTGTGAATTTAGTATCACCGAAAAGAAAGCAAGACAAAAGAAAAGAATAGAAATCGAGGTGATAAATTCAGACAGTTTATACTAGCAACTATGCACAATAACATGGAGAGTGAAAACCATCTGACTAAACATCTGTAACTTACAAATTTAATAGACTCTATGTTACTGGACAAAACTTTTGCTTACCAAGGCAAAAGGATTTCCTTTTTCTCCTCTGATTTTCAGCCACTGCTTCAGCCTCATCGTTGTTTTTATCATCATAAACCAAATAAGTCAGCAAGTTATTGCTCATTGGCTGATTCAAACTGCACATTTTGGTAGAAGGGCGTCTCTTATCTAAACCAATCTTTGTTTTCTCAATATGAAGAGCACAGGTATTTTTCACACACCCAGATCTTCCAAACATCTGAACCTTGAAATAATACTTAGATATGTACTTGAACACAACAAAATCACCCAACTGCAGGCCGTGAAAATTGACAAATCTTTCCCAACCATGTCGAAATTCCAGTTTATTGTTTGAACCCAATAATTCTACTTCCCACTCCTGCCCATTTGGGCCTTGCAACACCATATGTTCATGTTGGTCTGTTATAAACTGTGAAACAAATGCAGGAGGAAGGCGCTGCAGTAAACAAAATACATAATCCCCTTTTACAATTATACATAATCCCCTTTTACAAATTCTGAACAGAGTACATGACAGAAAAAGATGAAAAAGATGTCTTAAGTATAAAAGTTACCAGTCTTTCTGCAAAATCtccaagcataactttgaagaaacaCGCAGACCCATCAAAGCACTGCTTATCGTGGTATTTGCCATGCTTATTAAAACACTTGTGACTGCATACCCTGCATGGTATAAAAAGCTCCCCTGTTTCTTCATCCTCCATGGCAAAGTCAGATGCAAGGCCTATAAAGATAAACCAGAAAATAGCGTTTAAAAACCTGAAGAGGCACAGGACCAGAAATTGACTGATAGAAAAGGAACAAACGCTGGATGCAGAAGAACCAAACCTCTAAGGCGTGGTTCATATTTGTGGTTTCGAGAAGGTTCAGTGGATCAACAACTGTCACATTTCTACATGATTGAATATAATGACAGGTGGATTTTGCAAATCTCAGTCCGAATTTCAATAATCAACCTGTGTCTGGATAATTGGCGTGCACCTGTATGCGATTGGCGCATTATCGAATTAAAATTGACCCGCAGAATTCAAGTAAATTAACCTGGCGTGGAGAAAAAGTGATGGCTGCAGGTGTCTCTCTTGAATCATATCTAATCAGGTAGGACGCAAAACCATGAAATATTTTATCAAGGAAAATCGCATAACGGCGCACAGATTTGACCTGTTGGCAGACATGATGATGTCTAACCGCCATTTGCAGCCCCAAGAAAGCAATGTTCTTTAGACATGACCGTTCTTGTCTGAGTTTTTCTTTTGGAATCTCTCCCTTCATGTAGTTCTATGTTTATGCCGGATCAAACCACCTCATGAGTGGGAAGATAATGGTTTTGTCATTATGTATTTTCAATTGCTCCTGTTTTTCTCTTTCCAATGAATTCTCTTCTTTTCCTATGTATATGTTCttttcaatgaattttttttttttctttttgttatgtGTTCTGATATaggtaacaaatatatatatagtcTAATCTATAAGTTAGCATATTGATCTCAAATACGTGTCTTCTAATAGTTATGTCTAAAAAGTTTTTTGTGTATATTCAAAAAATGTTCTGCGGAAAACTCACATTTCAAAGTTCAAACAAGATCCAATGTAAACTATCCAAATAAAAGTAATACAAAGTCGTTAAGTAGCAAGAATTATACCACCAAGGATGGAGAGGGACTACGATCATCTAGTTTTACCATACATCAACAAGGTGAGGTTTGGGTCACTAAGTGTACAAGCTCCCAACTAGTGATCAAAGCCTCTTTATTTCTTCCTTGATAGATTGTTGTGCCAAGAACAAGCAAGATGGCCAAAGGCAAGGAAATTTGCCAAAATCTAGCCAACCAAGAGCTCCTCAACACACCTATTGACAAAGTAGTGAATTAACAGACATTGCAATGTAATTTTCATATCCCATAAATCTTGCATTCTCTTCAATACATGAGGAATGAGTGTCTTGTGACTATCAATAATATTTATGCATGTGGTGAGTGTTGTGTTAGTTTAATTGCTCAATTCACAAGGAAAGAGTGTTTGATGATAAATGATTGTGTTGATACATACAATTATAGTTGGAATATGTGGGTGTTGCTTGGCAAACCTTTGAAGAGATGTTGATATAACAAGTGTTATGTGGCCAAATGCCTTGATTGTGTGGATTGCTTCTAGTCCTAATGAGTGTCGACAAGAAAAGTGTTAAGACAATGATTGTCCATCTCAATCAATTCTTGAAGGAGGGCTAGTTCCTTTGCTCATCTCTTGATGTTTTCTTCTTGGATTTTTGCAAGATAATATAGCTTGCTCCTAAACTTTTTCAAAGTTGAAAGCTTCCTATTTTGGTTGTGAAATTTCAAGCTTATATGAAATGGATCTTACCCAATCCTCTATGACTCCAAGACACCTGAATCTAATACTGGGAGAGAAAAGGAAGCGGTATTCCTTACTTTATATGTTGAGTGTGTTGTGCGTTCATTCATTTTGTTCGCGATTTATTTATCTTGTTAACAAgttaaaattattttcttgttgACCATTGTCAATATGTTTTCTTTTTTGACCATTTTATTGATTGTCCCAAACATTTTAGGAAGGGGTTTTATCCACTTGCTTCATGGAGTGAAAATTAACTAGctaaatatttttttatctaaatgcaAGAACTATAAAGcttttctattttttgtattttgcCCAAAGTGAAATGTGAGGTAATTGATTTATGCAATTAGATGATTCTCAGTGTAATTTTAGAaagtattttttaatttgttttgattgTAGTTGATTTGATTTGTTGAGATCTATTAATAAGGTCTTTTCACTTTTTTCTTGTCTTATTAAAAAGAGATTTATGAAATGATTAGGAGTGATTATGTTGAATTCAAAATGAATTATATTTTAATCTAAGTTATATAATGCAATAACACAAATAAACTATATCTAGCCATTGTTGTTCTGCAATGCAATATAGTGATAGAATGTCACTATTCCAAACAAGATTGAAGCtaattaatctattttttattttactctaacctttttcaaaataaattaatctATTCATTCAAATCAACAAGTAAATGGTAACCTACACCTAGAGGTTCATAGCAGGATATATAGCAAGTTTTAAACTAAGACTAATTCCTTAAGATCAACAAGAGTGCTCACCATTGACATGGGGTTAAAGAGATACTACCTTTGTTTATTCTTGATGCCTATTCAAAACCtatgagatagagagaaagaaCTATCTAAAGTGCATGTAACTATCAAAGAACATTTTGTTTAATGGAAAAGTCCATATTGTAGGCACCTAGATGATGTTGAGTTCCAAtcttctacaatacaaaaaaagtGCATGTAACTAAAATGTtagcttaaattatattcaatagaGACAAGAGAGTGTACCATGATGGCAACATGTGAAGTATACCTATGTcattttgatttattttgttgacctaCCAAAGAGGTGAAAAACTAGCTCGAtgtaaaattgttttattttagacTTTATTTGTGCTCGCAATAAGGGAGAAAATTGAGTTGTGTATTGATAGCAATAGAATTAGAAAAGGTTATATAGTCAATGGAAAACTTGCAACAAGGGATTATGACTATGTCTATGGCTCATTGTTAGGTAGACTTATAGGTGCACAAAAACCCACTCTACCCCAATTTGATTTTTTGCATATTTTATGTCAAAAAAGGTTGTCAAACTTAGGGTCATTATTTGCAAGGGTGGTTATCCATGTAGGAAATGTAGTTGAGTTTTTTATTTCTACATTTTCatagtatttttttatatttaagagaTCTAAGGTAGCATGTTTTGGGTTTCCCATTTTCCTATATTGGATTGCTTATTTTGGTAGTAAAATTCTGCTTAAGTAACCCTCGAGATGCTAAAGAAAACCTAAGGTTGCCTAGGTAACTTGTCAAGTCATCCCTTTTACTTGGGTGcaattttgtgactattttttacTCATTTTTTTTAAAGAGGTTTTTATTGGGGTGTAAATCATGGCACTTTCTAATTTCTTTGTCTCTAACACATGGATGATTGCTCAATAGTGAATCTTAGAGCCTCGTGAGTGGATCAACATTTCACCTTCCTTCCTAAAATATGTATTGAGTGGTCCATTATACTTGTAGATGTTTATACTTCTAGGTTGTGGATCCAACCAAATATATGAAGTTGATATCATCCTAATGAAATAATATCCATAACTACCCAATCTACTCTTTAGTTATGAGTCATTCCATCTTACTAGTTACCTGGGGTGGAATCAACAAAAGAAAAAGTGAAGAAAAAgtaaaattaaaagaataaaaaaagcATACAAATCCTAAGAGATGTACTTCAAAGTTATATCAAATTAGCTCAAAGAATGCATAAAGTCAAAGAAGAAACAATCTACTCAAGATGCTTCTCTTATTTCCCTTTCTACTCCTTATTTCAATTGATGATTTATCCTAGTATTAGCTCTTGAGTTAGGGTACATTATTTCCCCTTCTAGTATC is a genomic window of Cryptomeria japonica chromosome 7, Sugi_1.0, whole genome shotgun sequence containing:
- the LOC131049571 gene encoding putative B3 domain-containing protein Os03g0621600, which encodes MEDEETGELFIPCRVCSHKCFNKHGKYHDKQCFDGSACFFKVMLGDFAERLRLPPAFVSQFITDQHEHMVLQGPNGQEWEVELLGSNNKLEFRHGWERFVNFHGLQLGDFVVFKYISKYYFKVQMFGRSGCVKNTCALHIEKTKIGLDKRRPSTKMCSLNQPMSNNLLTYLVYDDKNNDEAEAVAENQRRKRKSFCLGHASKNPGHGFSSQNHMTVGPAAPFESDNKKVNLLGDYSSKNPGHFSSSQKQMTMKLVSSFKSDKPFCLMVIKSWNVNKPNMLRFPIIYKNPLQLPRVNAEIALLDGDCKEWKVQCIIKERRPTLSGGWKCFTQDNNIKEGDTCIFEQLDNNKKKFMFRVHIFPDVKKAHLQKDQEDG